A part of Arachis hypogaea cultivar Tifrunner chromosome 12, arahy.Tifrunner.gnm2.J5K5, whole genome shotgun sequence genomic DNA contains:
- the LOC112727113 gene encoding protein translocase subunit SecA, chloroplastic isoform X2, translating to MGRRWSDGLHQAVEAKEGLPIQNETVTLASISYQNFFLQFPKRCGMTGTSATKSTEFESIYKLKVTIVPTNKPMIRKDESNVVFRATSVKWRAVVVEISRMHKTGRPVLVGTTSMEQSDSLSEQLKEAGIPHEVLNAKPENVEREAEIVAQSGRLGAVTIATNMAGRGTDIILGGSAEFMARLKLREILMPSA from the exons ATG GGGAGAAGGTGGAGTGATGGACTTCACCAAGCAGTTGAAGCAAAGGAAGGGCTACCAATTCAAAATGAAACAGTTACACTGGCTTCCATTAGTTATCAGAATTTCTTTCTGCAG TTTCCTAAGCGTTGTGGTATGACTGGTACATCAGCAACAAAAAGCACAGAATTTGAGAGCATTTACAAGCTTAAAGTTACAATCGTTCCAACAAATAAACCTATGATAAGAAAG GATGAATCTAATGTAGTTTTTAGGGCAACTAGTGTGAAATGGCGAGCAGTTGTAGTAGAAATCTCTAGAATGCATAAAACTGGTCGTCCAGTACTTGTTGGCACGACCAGTATGGAGCAGAGCGATTCTTTGTCAGAGCAATTGAAAGAAGCTGGAATTCCACATGAG GTTCTTAATGCAAAACCAGAAAATGTTGAGAGAGAAGCAGAGATTGTAGCTCAGAGTGGTCGGCTTGGGGCCGTGACAATTGCTACCAACATGGCTGGTCGTGGGACAGATATAATTCTTGGCGGTAGTGCTGAATTTATGGCAAGATTAAAGCTTCGTGAGATACTGATGCCTAG TGCGTGA
- the LOC112727113 gene encoding protein translocase subunit SecA, chloroplastic isoform X1 has translation MGRRWSDGLHQAVEAKEGLPIQNETVTLASISYQNFFLQFPKRCGMTGTSATKSTEFESIYKLKVTIVPTNKPMIRKDESNVVFRATSVKWRAVVVEISRMHKTGRPVLVGTTSMEQSDSLSEQLKEAGIPHEVLNAKPENVEREAEIVAQSGRLGAVTIATNMAGRGTDIILGGSAEFMARLKLREILMPSQFSDIY, from the exons ATG GGGAGAAGGTGGAGTGATGGACTTCACCAAGCAGTTGAAGCAAAGGAAGGGCTACCAATTCAAAATGAAACAGTTACACTGGCTTCCATTAGTTATCAGAATTTCTTTCTGCAG TTTCCTAAGCGTTGTGGTATGACTGGTACATCAGCAACAAAAAGCACAGAATTTGAGAGCATTTACAAGCTTAAAGTTACAATCGTTCCAACAAATAAACCTATGATAAGAAAG GATGAATCTAATGTAGTTTTTAGGGCAACTAGTGTGAAATGGCGAGCAGTTGTAGTAGAAATCTCTAGAATGCATAAAACTGGTCGTCCAGTACTTGTTGGCACGACCAGTATGGAGCAGAGCGATTCTTTGTCAGAGCAATTGAAAGAAGCTGGAATTCCACATGAG GTTCTTAATGCAAAACCAGAAAATGTTGAGAGAGAAGCAGAGATTGTAGCTCAGAGTGGTCGGCTTGGGGCCGTGACAATTGCTACCAACATGGCTGGTCGTGGGACAGATATAATTCTTGGCGGTAGTGCTGAATTTATGGCAAGATTAAAGCTTCGTGAGATACTGATGCCTAG TCAATTCAGCGATATCTATTAG